A window of Xiphophorus hellerii strain 12219 chromosome 19, Xiphophorus_hellerii-4.1, whole genome shotgun sequence contains these coding sequences:
- the LOC116709462 gene encoding protein ABHD12B isoform X2: MAARGPTHGNPLHTLPASQWEAAAGRNLDWYQEALGDGRPVIIYLHGNVGTRAISHRVELVKILSAAGYHVLSLDYRGFGDSSGEPSEAGLTNDALYLHQWAKARSRGSPVCLWGHSLGSGVATNAAVKIQEQGSAVDALILEAPYTRIGEVVANNRLAKLYMFLPGFESLLWNILERINISFSNDKNLQTLSSPLLILHAEDDKVVPFHMGQKLYQISLRAQRESETGDRVQMISYGANLGLSHSRICSAPDLAGVVQKFLQNLERER, encoded by the exons ATGGCTGCACGAGGCCCCACTCATGGAAACCCGCT gCACACGCTCCCTGCCAGCCAATGGGAGGCGGCCGCTGGGAGGAATCTCGACTGGTACCAGGAGGCCCTGGGAGACGGGCGTCCTGTTATTATCTACCTCCATGGCAACGTAGGGACCAG GGCGATCAGTCATAGAGTGGAGCTGGTGAAG ATCCTGAGTGCTGCAGGATACCACGTCTTATCTTTAGACTACAGAG GATTTGGAGATTCTTCCGGAGAGCCCAGCGAGGCTGGGTTGACCAACGACGCCCTCTACCTGCACCAGTGGGCAAAGGCACGAAGCAGAGGGAGCCCGGTCTGCCTGTGGGGACACTCTCTGGGCTCTGG aGTGGCAACCAACGCTGCAGTGAAAATCCAAGAACAAG GTTCTGCCGTCGACGCTCTGATCCTGGAAGCTCCGTACACGAGAATTGGAGAAGTCGTAGCAAATAACCGGCTGGCCAAG CTGTACATGTTCCTGCCGGGTTTCGAGAGTTTGCTCTGGAACATTCTGGAAAGgatcaacatttcattttccaatGACAAAAA TTTGCAGACGCTGAGCAGCCCCCTCCTGATCCTGCATGCGGAGGACGACAAGGTCGTTCCGTTTCACATGGGTCAGAAG CTGTACCAGATATCGCTGCGAGCCCAGAGGGAATCCGAGACGGGCGATCGAGTGCAGATGATCTCCTATGGGGCGAACCTCGGACTGTCCCACAGCCGCATCTGCTCGGCCCCCGACTTGGCAGGCGTCGTGCA GAAATTTCTACAGAACTTGGAGAGAGAAAGATGA
- the LOC116709462 gene encoding lysophosphatidylserine lipase ABHD12 isoform X1, whose product MKKVLSFLLTAYVSVPVLLYLFPWILSYAIFSHLLRLPYSVDLRRPQDVLNHTCNFYLSPEEGVSVGVWHTLPASQWEAAAGRNLDWYQEALGDGRPVIIYLHGNVGTRAISHRVELVKILSAAGYHVLSLDYRGFGDSSGEPSEAGLTNDALYLHQWAKARSRGSPVCLWGHSLGSGVATNAAVKIQEQGSAVDALILEAPYTRIGEVVANNRLAKLYMFLPGFESLLWNILERINISFSNDKNLQTLSSPLLILHAEDDKVVPFHMGQKLYQISLRAQRESETGDRVQMISYGANLGLSHSRICSAPDLAGVVQKFLQNLERER is encoded by the exons ATGAAGAAAGTTCTGTCCTTCCTGCTGACTGCGTACGTCTCGGTGCCTGTTCTTCTCTACCTGTTTCCCTGGATACTGAGCTATGCCATATTCTCTCATCTGC TGAGGCTTCCATACTCGGTGGATCTCCGCAGACCTCAGGATGTCCTGAACCACACCTGCAACTTCTACCTCAGCCCAGAGGAGGGCGTCTCGGTGGGAGTGTG gCACACGCTCCCTGCCAGCCAATGGGAGGCGGCCGCTGGGAGGAATCTCGACTGGTACCAGGAGGCCCTGGGAGACGGGCGTCCTGTTATTATCTACCTCCATGGCAACGTAGGGACCAG GGCGATCAGTCATAGAGTGGAGCTGGTGAAG ATCCTGAGTGCTGCAGGATACCACGTCTTATCTTTAGACTACAGAG GATTTGGAGATTCTTCCGGAGAGCCCAGCGAGGCTGGGTTGACCAACGACGCCCTCTACCTGCACCAGTGGGCAAAGGCACGAAGCAGAGGGAGCCCGGTCTGCCTGTGGGGACACTCTCTGGGCTCTGG aGTGGCAACCAACGCTGCAGTGAAAATCCAAGAACAAG GTTCTGCCGTCGACGCTCTGATCCTGGAAGCTCCGTACACGAGAATTGGAGAAGTCGTAGCAAATAACCGGCTGGCCAAG CTGTACATGTTCCTGCCGGGTTTCGAGAGTTTGCTCTGGAACATTCTGGAAAGgatcaacatttcattttccaatGACAAAAA TTTGCAGACGCTGAGCAGCCCCCTCCTGATCCTGCATGCGGAGGACGACAAGGTCGTTCCGTTTCACATGGGTCAGAAG CTGTACCAGATATCGCTGCGAGCCCAGAGGGAATCCGAGACGGGCGATCGAGTGCAGATGATCTCCTATGGGGCGAACCTCGGACTGTCCCACAGCCGCATCTGCTCGGCCCCCGACTTGGCAGGCGTCGTGCA GAAATTTCTACAGAACTTGGAGAGAGAAAGATGA
- the nin gene encoding ninein, which produces MKATSENFAGGIDAPLLFGRLLSCGMDDGQGQDDSEERLKEVFNSFDSSGCGSLSPEELSDLCQSLHLDDAAPALIHSLLQNQDLFTARVDFDQFKHALILVLSSTIEPPQAEQEPLPKPESPEIQPKFVKGSKRYGRRSTPEFLEPVSDFSEVTNINPANEDDLEDNYDSAVPRKRERWNAHEGSTEEYEAEGQMHLWNPDEPSTPRGSVVPLSARLEERLRDACEELAMAWDGSAAHSELLALCEHLGLEANSDALLSVTDDGLMNVQEFVSRVVNQNKPLSPSASTPYRQLKRHHSTQPFDEGGRRISALTSTIGMRLFSTLDDGSGFTPAEYVLDAWIEEGIENSAEILQALNFNLEGKLSLGELTVALENELLSTKNHVHQAALASFKAEIRYLLEQVDREIGEKKKIQSDLEKTEKQKTQLATEVDEHHSAIEHMNNLNLRKLEQDYKEKLTAVRSELTKEMDQMQQQAGLQREELEAEIQKIREEESLLRDHFSISVKENRRLETELLYSTEKLTEAQSQITKLQANLENIMKDKFGDLDPGSADFFLQEERIKQLRCGYEAQCRELQDRIDELQSELRGFHSLGRAHESGGKPLSEELDSKSPGTESDPGIGPDEVQPFSMSLEAEMMLEQLKEQHLQETEHLQNQLQSKITEFERTVEEQKATHKDQKAALILQHQEEARGLRERLAGAQSHAERLQNQLQQAEQDRTRLEQKLAAETEELQNQQEDEATNLRQQLLEAHAQIADLEDQLNSLESRQAEMDENLLAKMEELKNQHAAEVSKLTEEQTRLQRQKDESEQRLLDDWEREKRVLEESHQNKLQVQLEEAKLLFEKEQSETVKTLMEQWQEERAQQDEQNSKTLQLLLEEEMLRLVREQEEKENQLRESWASERALLEKERLQLQEQLQQREKRLKEDWEREKLQLEEDYEGMIQERLKEEREKLEAEREVEKLMAEERERLEERHGEALRELSNKHAEERVALSAALDRLREDIAKERKEVEISFTQRIREAEDRFSCDQESAAERFQAQLLKLEQHYQSELTTLSESHAAQKLRWEAEMQKVLEGAEERRKAAEETAAEERQRLDRERENERRELENVHGEETEALRTENERLRNELEDALSGAQRKEIELSMQLNDLHSRLQEKRQLLAQSEDGVLQAELLLNQTVEDFKQERAELLGSNSELQAKHDEALSGAERLVAERMQLVTERDALQVKVEELETLLKQAALDFELERKEILENLVVLEEKLRDAQEVEALRAERDVLKSKLEELQVVSSTNKEESKGINVLIINQDYESCQAQSDQDEGVLERCINADQELDDGDFATIEDQTHEQDGQDGAKENQENCCAFSDDKVVDSPDQKHNYLYVKNKCQPVSHESQGEDVSPLQAFADKNKAAAESPNQDTEPQEDGGSCLHGDQQHHETEVVGLMLREAAGDPAEVDCLSDGSHSQQEGGENQDKSARDCVETVGVFGCENQESPALNLQDLYDTATEENVLLHEKIALLQQKSEILESLLARHSEKLKSSRRALEENYKLKVQALLLMEHVKELQAKSLRMADLQIRYEDCACENAKLKDQNDALEKRVWSLESRLDVFREFGDRRASLVDEIGRMRAENGELFHLLSELERQEDGLSDSDAKPAEGRSDEPPLQPEEKSRAGFGVEECCREFEERNSELRRTIAELQDESQIISETTRAHRYKATRLAEENVCLQKNIAALKEGDLKEAKDELIQTLEHLEKEKVAAQQAADSFNKQISDLHSQSQQLEDDNGFLVEKNAQSVADIESLREQLAEQMKENEMREALHSEEKTKMAACVSALEAEFDKALTESAQLEERNGQLSLQLSDLREKAFHVESMESQVSSLVEECRTVDKESAGLRSQLAKAQDQLISADESFKVVNRQSARLKSDLRVLQQERDSLKHEVAVLHKQLQNANEKNQILEMALHSSGLQSQSRKLNREDLSWVMEKEQQLLRQENEKLKAEVHSIGSDLVQSREKIRQLDATILSLSKQKQQSHSSFLKALEQENFFLKQQREAKAELPRGCDAAQSHGDLDSLLQENESLKTQMARMSTHMMESFHAQYGGHLPPSPQRGPRGQQRGDDPDNLQDERERKMKKMEERMREIELSLHNVKLLLKEKVTQLKDQLHRNGKADVLIKDMYVENSQLIEALEITQQRQKIAEKKNYLLEEKISSLNKIVRDLNPSPLSSLPYNYKCP; this is translated from the exons ATGAAGGCGACGTCGGAAAACTTCGCCGGTGGAATAGATGCTCCCCTTCTGTTT GGCAGGCTGCTGTCCTGTGGGATGGACGACGGCCAAGGGCAGGACGACTCCGAGGAGCGCCTGAAGGAAGTTTTTAACAGTTTCGACAGCAGCGGCTGTGGCTCCCTGAGTCCGGAGGAGCTCTCCGACCTCTGTCAGTCTCTGCACCTGGACGATGCCGCGCCAGCTCTCATCCACTCTCTGCTCCAGAACCAAGACCTCTTCACTGCCAGG GTCGACTTTGACCAGTTCAAGCACGCTCTTATCCTGGTTTTGTCTTCGACCATTGAGCCTCCTCAAGCCGAACAGGAACCCTTGCCAAAGCCAG AGTCTCCTGAAATCCAACCAAAGTTTGTGAAGGGCAGCAAACGTTACGGCCGCCGCTCCACGCCAGAGTTCCTGGAGCCCGTTTCAGACTTTTCTGAGGTCACTAACATTAACCCAGCCAACGAGGACGATTTGGAGGACAACTATGACTCGGCTGTTCCCAGGAAGCGTGAG CGCTGGAATGCCCATGAAGGCAGCACAGAGGAGTACGAGGCGGAAG GTCAAATGCATCTGTGGAACCCCGACGAGCCGAGCACGCCCCGGGGGTCCGTCGTCCCTCTGTCGGCCCGCTTGGAAGAGCGATTGCGTGACGCTTGCGAGGAGCTGGCGATGGCGTGGGACGGAAGTGCCGCTCACTCTGAACTGCTGGCCTTGTGTGAACATTTGGGTCTAGAG gccaACAGTGACGCTCTGCTCAGTGTCACTGACGACGGACTGATGAATGTCCAAGAGTTCGTCTCCAGGGTCGTGAACCAAAACAAACCGCTCTCACCCTCCGCCTCCACTCCCTATAGGCAACTTAAACGACATCACTCTACTCAG CCGTTCGACGAGGGCGGCCGAAGGATCTCGGCTCTGACCAGCACCATCGGCATGCGTCTGTTCTCGACGCTCGACGACGGGAGCGGTTTCACCCCGGCCGAATACGTCCTGGACGCCTGGATAGAGGAGGGGATAGAAAACAGCGCCGAGATCCTGCAG GCTTTGAATTTCAATCTAGAAGGAAAACTGAGTCTCGGCGAACTCACCGTGGCCCTCGAAAACGAGCTGCTCAGCACCAAGAATCATGTTCACCAAGCAGCGCTAGCGAGCTTCAAAGCTGAGATCAGATACCTGCT AGAGCAAGTCGACAGAGAAAtcggagagaagaaaaaaatccagtctGATCTGGAAAAAACGGAGAAGCAGAAGACTCAGCTTGCCACAGAAGTGGACGAGCATCACTCCGCAATAGAGCACATGAACAACCTCAACCTCAG GAAGCTTGAGCAGGACTACAAGGAGAAGCTGACGGCTGTCCGGTCGGAGCTGACGAAGGAGATGGACCAGATGCAGCAGCAGGCGGGCCTGCAGCGCGAAGAACTGGAGGCGGAGATCCAGAAGATCCGGGAGGAGGAATCGTTACTCAGAGATCACTTCTCCATCTCAGTCAAG gaGAACAGGCGACTTGAGACGGAATTGCTCTACAGCACCGAAAAGCTAACAGAAGCACAAAGCCAAATAACCAAACTGCAGGCAAATTTGGAGAACATCATGAAAGACAAG TTTGGAGACCTGGACCCTGGCAGCGCCGACTTCTTTCTTCAGGAGGAGCGAATCAAACAGCTGCGCTGCGGTTACGAAGCACAGTGCAGG GAGCTGCAGGACCGTATCGACGAGCTGCAGTCGGAGCTGCGGGGGTTTCACAGTCTAGGCCGAGCTCACGAGTCTGGCGGTAAACCTCTGTCCGAGGAGCTGGACAGCAAAAGCCCCGGCACCGAGTCCGACCCAG GTATCGGTCCAGATGAGGTCCAGCCTTTCAGCATGAGCCTGGAAGCTGAGATGATGctggagcagctgaaggagCAGCACCTCCAGGAAACGGAGCATTTGCAAAACCAACTTCAAAGCAAG atCACCGAATTTGAAAGGACTGTGGAAGAGCAGAAGGCGACCCACAAGGACCAGAAAGCTGCCCTGATCCTCCAGCACCAGGAGGAGGCCCGGGGTCTGAGGGAGCGGCTGGCCGGAGCTCAGAGCCACGCAGAGCGGCTTCAGAACCAGCTCCAGCAGGCGGAGCAGGACCGGACCCGTCTGGAGCAGAAGCTGGCCGCTGAGACAGAGGagctccagaaccagcaggaagaCGAAGCCACAAACCTCAGACAGCAGCTCCTGGAAGCTCACGCTCAGATCGCTGACCTGGAGGACCAGCTGAACTCACTGGAGAGCCGGCAGGCAGAGATGGACGAAAACCTCCTGGCCaagatggaggagctgaagaacCAACACGCTGCGGAGGTTAGCAAGTTAACGGAGGAGCAAACACGACTGCAGCGGCAAAAGGACGAGTCGGAGCAGAGGTTGCTGGACGACTGGGAAAGGGAAAAGAGAGTCCTGGAGGAAAGCCACCAGAACAAACTTCAAGTCCAACTAGAGGAGGCGAAGCTGCTGTTTGAGAAGGAGCAAAGTGAAACGGTGAAGACGTTAATGGAGCAGTGGCAGGAGGAGAGAGCGCAGCAGGACGAGCAGAACAGCAAgactctgcagctgctgctggaggaagagATGCTGCGACTGGTCAGGGAGCAAGAAGAGAAGGAGAACCAGCTGAGGGAGAGCTGGGCGAGCGAACGGGCGCTGCTCGAAAAGGagaggctgcagctgcaggagcaGCTCCAGCAGAGGGAGAAACGGCTGAAGGAAGACTGGGAGagggagaagctgcagctggaagAGGACTACGAAGGAATGATCCAGGAGAGGCtgaaggaggagagagagaagctcGAGGCTGAGAGAGAGGTGGAGAAGCTGATGGCGGAGGAGAGGGAGCGGCTGGAGGAGAGACACGGAGAGGCCCTGAGGGAGCTGAGCAACAAGCATGCCGAGGAGAGGGTCGCACTCAGCGCAGCGCTGGACCGGCTGAGAGAGGACATCGCCAAAGAAAG GAAGGAAGTTGAGATCAGCTTCACCCAGAGaatcagagaagcagaagaTCGATTCTCCTGCGATCAGGAATCCGCGGCGGAGCGCTTTCAGGCCCAACTCCTCAAACTCGAGCAGCACTACCAAAGCGAGCTGACGACCCTCTCTGAAAGCCACGCCGCGCAAAAGCTGCGCTGGGAAGCAGAAATGCAGAAAGTCCTCGAGGGCGCAGAAGAACGAAGGAAAGCAGCGGAGGAGACCGCGGCTGAGGAACGACAGCGACTCGATCGGGAGCGGGAAAACGAGCGACGAGAGCTTGAGAACGTCCACGGCGAAGAAACGGAAGCGCTAAGAACGGAGAACGAGCGACTCCGTAACGAACTGGAGGACGCTCTGAGCGGGGCCCAGAGGAAGGAAATTGAGCTCAGCATGCAGCTAAACGACCTGCACAGCCGGCTCCAGGAGAAACGCCAGCTGCTGGCCCAGTCCGAGGACGGAGTCCTTCAGGCGGAACTGCTGCTCAATCAAACGGTGGAAGACTTTAAGCAGGAGAGGGCCGAGCTTCTCGGCAGCAACTCGGAGCTGCAGGCAAAACACGATGAGGCTCTTTCCGGTGCGGAGAGGCTGGTCGCCGAGAGGATGCAGCTGGTAACCGAGCGCGACGCATTGCAGGTGAAAGTCGAAGAGCTGGAGACGCTTCTCAAGCAGGCGGCACTGGACTTTGAGCTGGAGCGGAAGGAGATCCTGGAGAATCTGGTGGTTCTAGAGGAAAAGTTGAGAGACGCTCAGGAAGTCGAGGCGCTCAGAGCGGAAAGAGATGTTCTTAAGAGCAAACTGGAGGAGCTACAGGTTGTATCCAGTACAAACAAAGAGGAATCAAAAGGTATAAATGTACTTATAATAAATCAAGACTACGAATCATGTCAAGCTCAGTCCGATCAGGACGAAGGTGTATTAGAGAGATGCATAAATGCTGATCAGGAACTTGACGATGGCGATTTTGCCACCATTGAGGACCAAACGCACGAGCAGGACGGCCAAGACGGAGCGAAAGAAAACCAGGAAAACTGTTGCGCTTTCAGTGATGACAAAGTTGTTGATTCTCCtgatcagaaacacaattatttatatgtaaaaaacaaatgcCAACCGGTTTCCCACGAGAGTCAGGGCGAGGACGTCTCCCCGCTTCAGGCGTttgctgacaaaaataaagcagctgCTGAATCGCCCAACCAAGACACCGAACCGCAAGAGGACGGCGGAAGCTGTCTGCACGGAGATCAGCAGCATCATGAGACTGAAGTTGTGGGTTTAATGCTGCGGGAGGCGGCAGGTGATCCAGCTGAGGTTGATTGTTTATCAGATGGCTCTCACAGCCAACAGGAAGGGGGtgaaaaccaggacaaatccgCACGCGACTGCGTGGAAACCGTTGGAGTGTTTGGCTGCGAGAACCAGGAGAGTCCTGCTCTGAACTTACAGGACTTGTACGACACCGCCACGGAGGAGAACGTTCTGCTGCACGAGAAGATCGCCCTGCTTCAGCAGAAATCAGAAATACTAGAGAGTCTGTTGGCGCGCCACAGCGAAAAGTTGAAGAGCAGCCGCCGGGCTCTGGAGGAAAACTACAAGCTCAAAGTCCAAGCGCTCCTGCTGATGGAGCACGTGAAGGAGCTGCAGGCGAAGAGCCTGAGAATGGCCGACCTCCAGATCCGGTACGAGGACTGCGCGTGCGAAAACGCCAAGCTGAAAGACCAAAACGATGCGCTGGAGAAGCGGGTCTGGAGCCTGGAGAGCAGACTGGACGTTTTCCGCGAGTTCGGCGACCGGCGCGCCTCGCTGGTGGACGAGATCGGCAGGATGAGGGCGGAGAACGGCGAGCTCTTTCACCTGTTGAGCGAATTGGAGCGGCAGGAGGACGGGCTTTCGGACTCGGACGCCAAGCCGGCGGAGGGACGCTCGGATGAGCCTCCTCTGCAGCCGGAGGAGAAATCCCGGGCGGGGTTTGGCGTCGAGGAATGCTGCAGGGAGTTTGAAGAACGGAACAGCGAACTGCGCAGGACCATCGCAGAGCTGCAGGACGAGTCGCAGATAATAAGTGAAACCACTCGAGCTCATAG ATACAAAGCTACTCGTCTTGCAGAGGAAAACGTCTGTCTACAAAAAAACATCGCCGCTCTGAAGGAAGGAGACTTAAAGGAGGCCAAGGATGAGTTGAT ACAAACCTTGGAGCATTTGGAAAAAGAGAAGGTTGCAGCTCAACAAGCAGCTGACAGTTTCAATAAACAG ATTTCAGATTTGCATTCCCAGAGCCAGCAGCTGGAGGACGACAACGGCTTCCTGGTGGAGAAAAACGCCCAAAGCGTCGCCGACATCGAGAGCCTGCGAGAGCAGCTGGCGGAGCAGATGAAGGAAAACGAGATGAGGGAGGCCCTCCACTCCGAGGAGAAAACCAAG ATGGCAGCTTGTGTGTCTGCTCTGGAGGCAGAGTTTGACAAAGCTCTGACGGAGTCCGCACAGCTGGAGGAGAGAAATGGCCAGCTCTCACTGCAGCTCTCTGACCTCAGGGAGAAG gCCTTCCACGTGGAATCGATGGAGAGTCAGGTCAGCAGTCTGGTAGAGGAGTGCAGGACGGTGGATAAGGAGAGTGCCGGTCTGCGCAGCCAGCTAGCTAAAGCTCAAGACCAG CTGATATCTGCAGATGAGAGCTTCAAGGTGGTAAACCGGCAGAGCGCCCGCCTCAAGTCAGACCTCCGCGTTCTGCAGCAGGAGAGGGATTCCCTGAAGCACGAGGTCGCAGTGCTGCACAAACAACTGCAGAATGCAAACGAGAAG AACCAAATTTTGGAGATGGCCCTGCACTCCAGCGGCCTGCAGAGTCAGAGCAGGAAGCTGAACAGAGAAGATCTTTCCTGGGTGATGGAGAAGGAACAGCAGCTGCTGAGGCAAGAAAACGAGAAGCTTAAAGCTGAAGTCCACAGCATCGGCAGCGACCTCGTCCAGTCCAGAGAGAAG ATCCGACAGCTTGACGCCACGATCCTCTCGCtgagcaaacagaaacagcagagcCATTCCTCCTTCCTGAAGGCCTTGGAACAGGAGAACTTCTTCCTGAAACAGCAGCGGGAAGCAAAAGCCGAGCTGCCACGG gGCTGCGACGCTGCGCAGAGCCACGGAGACCTGGACAGTCTTCTGCAAGAAAACGAGTCACTCAAGACACAGATGGCTCGAATGTCAACACACATGATGGAG tCGTTTCACGCGCAGTACGGCGGACatcttcctccatctcctcAGAGGGGGCCGAGGGGACAGCAGCGTGGTGACGACCCAGACAACCTGCAG GATGAACgagagaggaagatgaagaagatgGAGGAACGCATGAGGGAAATCGAACTTTCACTCCATAACGTCAAGCTGCTGCTAAAGGAGAAGGTGACTCAGCTGAAGGACCAG CTGCACAGGAACGGCAAAGCAGACGTGCTGATTAAGGACATGTACGTGGAGAACTCTCAGCTGATCGAGGCTCTGGAAATAACGCAGCAGCGGCAGAAGATTGCAGAGAAGAAGAACTACCTGCTGGAAGAGAAGATCTCCAGCCTCAACAAGATAGTGCGGGACCTAAACCCGTCGCCGCTCTCGTCGCTACCGTACAACTACAAATGCCCGTAA